The genomic stretch ATTCCTTGTGATAGCACGAATAACCAGTTTAAATCGTGGATGCAATTTGCCCGGGAGGTGAACAAGGACTTGGTGATCGCTATCAAGGCGGATCAGAAAACTCCTTACCCGTTGATTAAGGATATTATGGCAACATTGCAGGATCTGCGAGAGAATCGTTATAACTTGATTACTTCGTTGCGTAATATGCCGGAGGTATGATAGAACCTTATAACTTGTAATTTATTTATTATGGCAGAAATACAACAAAAGGATAGCGGGGAACGCAAGAAAGGGAAACAGAAGAAATTCAGTATCCGGGTGGATTTTACGCCTATGGTGGATATGAATATGTTGTTGATTACTTTCTTTATGCTCTGCACGTCCATGAGTAAACCCCAGACAATGGAAATCAGTATGCCGAGGAAAGATTTGTTGAATGAGCAGGAGCAGAACAAGGTGAAGGCTTCCAAGGCGATGACTATTTTGTTGGGTAAGGAGGGGAGAGTGTATTATTATATGGGAGAGCCGGACTACGAGAATCCTGATATGGTGCAGGAAACCGATTTTTCCCCGAACGGCTTGCGTGCCATCCTGTTAGGACGTAATCAGGTGGTGATGCAGAAGATCCGGGAATTGAAACAAAAGAAAGCAAACTTGGAGATCTCGAACGAGGAGTATCTGAAAGAGGCTGCCGAGATCAGAAAAGATAAGGATTCACCCGTTATATTGATTAAGGCTACCGATTTTGCGAATTACAAAAATTTGATTGATGTTCTCGATGAGATGCAGATATGTAATATCGGACGGTATGCGATCATGGATATAACTCCGGGGGATTTACGATTGTTACAGGATAAGACACACGACGGGTATGCCGATGATTTGAAAGAAGTCATCGAGTACCGGGAGTTAAAACAATAAGACCATGGCAAAGGATATAAATGTAAATTCGGTAGAGTGGTGTGATCTGATATTCGAAGGAAAGAATAAGGATTATGGGGCTTACGAGTTGCGTAAACACTCACCCCGGCGTCACTTGACGGCCTATGTCGTGATTATAGGTTGTGTGGTTCTGGCAATGGTTCTTCCGGCTTTTGTTCGTTTCCTGAAGCCCGTTAAGGCGCAGGAAAAGATGGTTACGGTGACGGAATTGTCTGATTTGAAGATGGATTTGCCGGAGGTAAAGGAAGAGAACAAGATCGTGGCGGTGAATGTTCCGCCGCCACCGACGTTGAAGACGACGATTAAGTTTACGGCTCCCGTGATTAAGAAAGATGAAGAGGTGCGTGAGGAAGACGAGATTAAAACACAGGATGAGGTGAACCAGGCGAAAGCGGCGATTTCCGTGGCGGACGTGAAGGGTAATGACGAGGAAAACGGTAAGGATATTGCTGATCTGGAAGACCATAAATTGATCGTGGCAAGTGAAGATGAGGTCTTTCAAGTGGTGGAACAAGCTCCCGAATATCCGGGAGGTATGGCTGCTTTGATGAAATGGATTGGTAAAGAGATCAAGTATCCTTCTATTGCCCAAGAAATGAATATAGAGGGAAAAGTAATCGTACAATTCGTGATCGGACGGGACGGGGCGGTACGTGATGTACAAGTGTTGCGTACGGTCGACCCGACGCTGGATAAAGAAGCCGTTCGCGTGGTAAAGGCCATGCGTAAATGGATTCCCGGAAGACAGCGTGGTGAACCGGTTTCCGTGCGGTTCACTTTACCGATCACGTTTAAATTACAATAATAAAACAAAGAATTTACGATTGATGATTTTAGATTGAAAAAGACGTTGATTTGTATGGTTGAAATCGTAAATCAAAAATTAAAAAGGTTATGAATATTCGAATCGGCTTTTGGCTGTTATGCCTGATCTCCCTTGTGGCTTGTAAAGGGAAAACTTCAGGAGTACAAGATACCTTGTTTAGCGGGGTAATTCGAGTTGCAGTCGACGAAACGCTGTCTCCCTTGGCCGAGGAAGAGATTGCAGTTTTTGAAGCGCAATATAATCAGACAGGTATCGTCCCGATATATACGAGTGAAGTGGATGCAATAACCCTGTTGTTACGCGACAGCGTACGCTGGGTGTTGGCCACACGCCCTTTATCGGGGGACGAATTAGAGTCATTCCACAGCAATAAGTTTTTTCCAGAGTCCATCAAGATAGCTACTGATGGTGTTGCTTTGATTGTAAACAGACAAAATGCCGATTCGATATTTAACGTGAGTACTTTAAAGAAAATATTTTCCGGTGAGATAACACGTTGGAACCAATTGTCGGCGGACTCGAAATTGGGAGAAATACAAGTTGTGTTTGATCACCGGAATTCCAGCACAGTACGTTACGTGCTGGATTCAATATGCGGGCGGGGTAACTTGTCTGATCGATGTCATGCCGCCGGAACGAATCGGGATGTCATCGAGTATATTACTCGAACTCCCGGTGCTATGGGGATAATCGGGGTCAACTGGATTAGTGACGAACAGGATTCTTTATGCCGGGATTTTCGAAAAGAGATACAGGTGGCACGGATCAGTCGTGCGGAGTTACCTACTTATGGGAATAGTTACCAGCCTTACCAGTATTACCTCTACACGGGGCAATATCCATTGTCTCGCGATATATACATTTTACTGAATGACCCCCGGAGCGCTCTCCCAACCGGGTTAACCTCTTTTTTTGCAGGAGCAAGAGGGCAGCGAATCATTTTGAAGGCCGGATTGTTACCTGCCACGATGCCCGTGAATATCGTGAACGTGAGGGATCAACTTTAACGAATAATTTTAAGATCATGAAAACGAAATTAATTATATGCGGATTATTTTGCTTGTTGGCAGCGACGAGCGTGAAGGCAGCAGACAATAAGGTCGGAATAAATCTTTATGAATCGGGAATGATTGGGGCTGCTAAGGCTTTTTTCTTGGATAATTTGAAACAACAACAAGAGGGAGTTTTGCAAGCAGAAACTTGTTACTATCTAGGAGAATGTTATCTGGTGTTGGGACTTCGTGATTCTGCAGGGATATACTACCAGAAAGGGATAGAGTTTATGCCTGACTATTCTTACAACCGGATTGGGTTAGTTGGATTGAAGTTGGGGAAAGATGTGAACGGTGAAGAGTTGTTCAAAGAGGTGTTTACAAGCAAAAAAGATAAGAAAGATGCTGGCGTGCAGTTGGCAATAGCCAGAGCGTATTTGTATGCAGGTAATATGACAAAAGCAATGGAATACGTGAATCAGGCGAGAGAGTTGGATGCTAAAAGTGGGTTGCCGTACTTGGTGGAAGGAGATATTCTGGCTGTACAGGGGAAAGTCGGGGAGGCTTGTGCTAAATACGAAATGGCAGCTTATTTTAGTCCGGATTGTGTGGGGGCATACTTAAAACAGGCTCGCTTGTATATGTCGGCCAATCGTTTCTTATCATTGGAAAAGTTGGATAAGGCCCGAGAAGAATCTCCTGAATTTTGTGGTATCTATTGTATATTGGGGGAGTTGTATGAAATGGCCGGAGATAGTAAGGCTGCTGCTGATAATTATTCTAAATTTATTCAGTCAGGGTATTATGATCAGGATCATTTGTTGCGGTATGCCGGTATATTGTATTTTGATAAACAGTATGAAAAGATGTTGCCTGTACTTCAATCCGTGTTGAAAGAAAAGCCGGAAGATCTGGTGGCTAAACGTTTATATGCTTATTGTCTTTCTAAACGGGAGAATGGAGAAAAATGTCTGGAAGCTATAAAGCATTTTATAGAATCTACTCCCGAAGAGAGTCAGATTTGTCAGGATTATCTTTGTTATGCGGAACAGTTGACCGTGAAAAAAGAATATAACGAGGCAATTACTTATTATAAAAAGGCGTTGAATGCGGATTGTAAGCGTCAGGAGTTATTGAAAGATATTGCGGATCTTTTCGTGAAAAATAGAGATTTGGATTCGGCCGTGGTTTATTATCAGCAATATTTTGATTTTGAGGAGAAACCGGCTGCAGAAGATTTGTTGAAATTGGGGAAATGTTACTATAATCTGGCTTGTCAGGATTCAGTTCCGGAATTGCAAAAGGAAGAGCTGATAAAAGCAGATTCTTTATTCAAAGAGTTAAGTTTTCAAGTTCCTAATAGTTACGTGAGTTATTTTTGGCGGGCTCGGGTAAGTTCCATGCTTGACCCGGAAACAACGAAGGGGTTGGCAAAACCATATTACGAGAAAGTAATAGAAATAGGATTAGTACAACCGGAACGTTATAAACGGGAACTGATAGAATGTTATAAATACTTGGGATATTATCATTACGTGATTGCTGATGCTATTACCACAAAAAACAATGGGAATCCTGATCTGGCAAAAGAAGAATACGGGGAGGCAAAGTCATTTTTCTCTAAAGTATTAACGTTGGATGCCAAGGATGAAGTGGCATTAAAAGCTCTTGAGAGTATTAAGCTGTGAATCGGTAAAAATGTGTCGGTTGTGGGGGGGATTCTTGTATTAGAATATCCTCAATTTTAATAAAATGAAAATTTAGTATTCGTAAGAGATTAAGTTTTGGTACGGAAATTGTTTTATAGCGGAAGAGTTGTTTATTGAATATTTAAATAGATTGAATTATGAAGTGGATTTTGCGGGCGATACCAATTTTACTTTTGATGGTTTGTTTTGGAGGGCAAGCTATGCCGGAGGACATGCCAAGAGAAAGAAGAGTGGAGACTACCGGAGAAT from Butyricimonas virosa encodes the following:
- a CDS encoding ExbD/TolR family protein, whose protein sequence is MAEIQQKDSGERKKGKQKKFSIRVDFTPMVDMNMLLITFFMLCTSMSKPQTMEISMPRKDLLNEQEQNKVKASKAMTILLGKEGRVYYYMGEPDYENPDMVQETDFSPNGLRAILLGRNQVVMQKIRELKQKKANLEISNEEYLKEAAEIRKDKDSPVILIKATDFANYKNLIDVLDEMQICNIGRYAIMDITPGDLRLLQDKTHDGYADDLKEVIEYRELKQ
- a CDS encoding energy transducer TonB; this encodes MAKDINVNSVEWCDLIFEGKNKDYGAYELRKHSPRRHLTAYVVIIGCVVLAMVLPAFVRFLKPVKAQEKMVTVTELSDLKMDLPEVKEENKIVAVNVPPPPTLKTTIKFTAPVIKKDEEVREEDEIKTQDEVNQAKAAISVADVKGNDEENGKDIADLEDHKLIVASEDEVFQVVEQAPEYPGGMAALMKWIGKEIKYPSIAQEMNIEGKVIVQFVIGRDGAVRDVQVLRTVDPTLDKEAVRVVKAMRKWIPGRQRGEPVSVRFTLPITFKLQ
- a CDS encoding PstS family phosphate ABC transporter substrate-binding protein, encoding MNIRIGFWLLCLISLVACKGKTSGVQDTLFSGVIRVAVDETLSPLAEEEIAVFEAQYNQTGIVPIYTSEVDAITLLLRDSVRWVLATRPLSGDELESFHSNKFFPESIKIATDGVALIVNRQNADSIFNVSTLKKIFSGEITRWNQLSADSKLGEIQVVFDHRNSSTVRYVLDSICGRGNLSDRCHAAGTNRDVIEYITRTPGAMGIIGVNWISDEQDSLCRDFRKEIQVARISRAELPTYGNSYQPYQYYLYTGQYPLSRDIYILLNDPRSALPTGLTSFFAGARGQRIILKAGLLPATMPVNIVNVRDQL
- a CDS encoding tetratricopeptide repeat protein, whose product is MKTKLIICGLFCLLAATSVKAADNKVGINLYESGMIGAAKAFFLDNLKQQQEGVLQAETCYYLGECYLVLGLRDSAGIYYQKGIEFMPDYSYNRIGLVGLKLGKDVNGEELFKEVFTSKKDKKDAGVQLAIARAYLYAGNMTKAMEYVNQARELDAKSGLPYLVEGDILAVQGKVGEACAKYEMAAYFSPDCVGAYLKQARLYMSANRFLSLEKLDKAREESPEFCGIYCILGELYEMAGDSKAAADNYSKFIQSGYYDQDHLLRYAGILYFDKQYEKMLPVLQSVLKEKPEDLVAKRLYAYCLSKRENGEKCLEAIKHFIESTPEESQICQDYLCYAEQLTVKKEYNEAITYYKKALNADCKRQELLKDIADLFVKNRDLDSAVVYYQQYFDFEEKPAAEDLLKLGKCYYNLACQDSVPELQKEELIKADSLFKELSFQVPNSYVSYFWRARVSSMLDPETTKGLAKPYYEKVIEIGLVQPERYKRELIECYKYLGYYHYVIADAITTKNNGNPDLAKEEYGEAKSFFSKVLTLDAKDEVALKALESIKL